One part of the Streptomyces nigra genome encodes these proteins:
- a CDS encoding Crp/Fnr family transcriptional regulator, with the protein MGSSGTGRARNGHRRSGAGEWPATSPVGRLGPADRAHLLALGVPVRHPADRVLVREAERTDHVLILLDGLVKVTGHADDDRAALLAVRMRGDLLGELAALDGQPRSATVTTCGPVETRTVSRAEFLRCLRERPGIAHAVHQSVVAKLRAANTHRVNFVGCDAATRLARVLHHLVMTYGERDGDGAVLRWPITQPELATLAGASEPSVQKALRRLRNDGVITTGYRSIRVDSLARLTAFTHPNE; encoded by the coding sequence ATGGGGAGCAGCGGGACGGGCCGCGCGCGGAACGGGCACCGGCGGTCCGGCGCGGGCGAGTGGCCGGCGACCAGCCCGGTGGGCCGGCTCGGACCGGCCGACCGCGCCCATCTGCTCGCCCTCGGCGTCCCGGTGCGGCACCCCGCCGACCGGGTGCTCGTGCGGGAGGCCGAGCGCACCGACCATGTGCTGATCCTGCTCGACGGCCTGGTCAAGGTCACCGGTCACGCCGACGACGACCGGGCCGCTCTGCTGGCCGTCCGGATGCGCGGTGATCTGCTCGGCGAACTCGCCGCCCTGGACGGCCAACCCCGCTCGGCCACGGTGACCACGTGCGGGCCCGTCGAGACCCGGACCGTGTCCCGCGCGGAGTTTCTGCGCTGCCTGCGGGAGCGGCCCGGGATCGCGCACGCGGTCCACCAGTCCGTCGTGGCCAAACTGCGCGCCGCCAACACCCATCGCGTCAACTTCGTGGGCTGCGACGCGGCCACCCGGCTCGCCCGGGTCCTGCACCACCTCGTGATGACGTACGGCGAACGGGACGGGGACGGGGCGGTGCTGCGCTGGCCGATCACCCAGCCCGAACTCGCCACGCTGGCCGGCGCCTCCGAGCCGAGTGTGCAGAAGGCGCTGCGCCGGCTGCGGAACGACGGGGTCATCACCACGGGCTACCGCTCGATCCGCGTCGACTCGCTCGCACGCCTGACCGCCTTCACTCACCCGAACGAGTGA
- a CDS encoding ATP-binding protein: MADTGEDGGTRTGNRVDIDGDATGPVIAGNYNVVVDAQHGSTVTVLMDGQRPRPRRRDRIRLLPRRQGTPLGRDADLAAIAAALHAGESVQLWGPPGVGKSALLRHAARTLDAGGDGVVFLDAARREPEDLAQDIFEACHSTGGYAPSRGELPQLMEGVEATVYVDNADYTAEQLRAVMDAAPDALFVFAGREEVLQGTDGRAHRVEGITRDAAAELLTRELGGAGDPDLVTALWEAAAGAPLLLLRAAAVARLDPAAGLPRPGAVRELLHPLFDRLDEPSLRALHLLGTFRDAELDPEHIGALSGTPDAAALCAGLAGLGLAEETELGYRVADGVVAALRERRGLRPYALERLCGYFADWAARPETPAAQVAGHARALEVLAELAERSGRADLAVRVVRAASPALARSLRFGVWGRLLDQGLPAAQRAGDRQAEAYFTHERGVRAVLTGNRVVAAVLLAEADILWRQLGDTQGADAAANAQQYVPQEPGPEAGSPDAGSPDGPGEVNAPEGGGSDVGSSSTDPTPLQDPTAGTAPSAPSPEPAPPPETGASMPTDPGATAPDMPTVPSDPGMSGGGMPVDPGTAASPATGVPPTGIGEAGGAVAASAGAGGAGAAIALKVAAVIAAVVIGAVAVEQNRSSSESASDTPAVSAPTPTVEFTAPADPVDATTDEPEPEPTGLAGTWNGSDGGTYVFTDAGLGTYTMADEDGCGNPTSTEFTGSGDTYSATAPGYAREPCDLVLGQIRTTITLGEDGDTAEVTQEVVSVVDRSARCTTCQSFTLTRAS, encoded by the coding sequence ATGGCGGACACGGGCGAGGACGGCGGGACACGGACCGGGAACCGCGTCGACATCGACGGGGACGCCACGGGACCGGTGATCGCCGGCAACTACAACGTCGTCGTCGACGCACAGCACGGCTCCACGGTGACCGTCCTCATGGACGGCCAACGGCCCCGCCCCAGACGCCGGGACCGCATCCGGCTGCTCCCACGCCGGCAGGGCACGCCCCTCGGCCGGGACGCCGACCTCGCCGCGATCGCGGCCGCGCTGCACGCGGGTGAATCCGTCCAGCTGTGGGGGCCGCCCGGCGTCGGCAAGTCCGCGCTGCTGCGGCACGCGGCCCGCACCCTGGACGCCGGCGGCGACGGGGTGGTGTTCCTCGACGCCGCGCGCCGTGAACCCGAGGACCTGGCGCAGGACATCTTCGAGGCCTGCCACAGCACCGGCGGCTACGCCCCCTCCCGGGGCGAGCTGCCGCAGCTCATGGAGGGCGTCGAGGCGACCGTCTACGTCGACAACGCCGACTACACCGCGGAGCAGCTGCGCGCCGTCATGGACGCGGCCCCCGACGCGCTGTTCGTCTTCGCCGGCCGCGAGGAGGTACTGCAGGGCACCGACGGCAGGGCGCACCGCGTCGAGGGCATCACCCGGGACGCCGCCGCCGAGCTGCTGACCCGCGAACTGGGCGGGGCCGGCGACCCCGACCTCGTCACCGCCCTGTGGGAGGCCGCCGCCGGCGCACCGCTGCTGCTGCTCCGCGCGGCCGCCGTCGCCCGGCTGGACCCCGCGGCCGGACTGCCCCGGCCCGGAGCGGTACGGGAACTCCTCCACCCCCTGTTCGACCGGCTCGACGAGCCCTCGCTGCGCGCCCTGCATCTGCTCGGCACCTTCCGCGACGCCGAACTGGACCCCGAGCACATCGGCGCCCTGAGCGGGACCCCGGACGCCGCCGCGCTCTGCGCGGGCCTCGCGGGACTCGGACTGGCCGAGGAGACGGAGCTGGGGTACCGCGTGGCGGACGGTGTCGTCGCGGCGCTGCGGGAACGCCGGGGCCTTCGGCCGTACGCGCTGGAGCGGCTGTGCGGGTACTTCGCCGACTGGGCCGCCCGGCCGGAGACCCCGGCGGCCCAGGTCGCCGGGCACGCCCGGGCGCTGGAGGTGCTGGCCGAGCTGGCCGAGCGGTCGGGGCGGGCGGACCTCGCCGTCCGGGTCGTCCGCGCGGCCTCACCGGCCCTCGCCCGGTCGCTCCGCTTCGGTGTCTGGGGGCGACTCCTCGACCAGGGGCTGCCGGCCGCGCAGCGGGCGGGGGACCGGCAGGCCGAGGCCTACTTCACGCACGAGCGCGGCGTCCGCGCCGTCCTCACCGGCAACCGGGTCGTCGCCGCGGTCCTGCTCGCGGAGGCGGACATCCTGTGGCGCCAACTGGGCGACACCCAGGGCGCGGACGCGGCGGCGAACGCCCAGCAGTACGTTCCGCAGGAGCCGGGGCCCGAGGCCGGGTCGCCCGACGCCGGGTCGCCCGACGGGCCGGGGGAGGTGAACGCTCCCGAGGGTGGCGGCTCGGACGTCGGCTCGTCCAGTACGGATCCGACGCCCCTCCAGGACCCGACCGCCGGCACCGCTCCCAGCGCACCTTCACCAGAACCGGCTCCGCCGCCGGAGACGGGCGCCTCCATGCCCACCGACCCCGGAGCCACCGCGCCCGACATGCCGACGGTGCCGTCGGATCCCGGCATGTCCGGAGGCGGTATGCCGGTCGACCCGGGAACGGCCGCGTCGCCCGCCACGGGTGTTCCACCGACGGGAATCGGGGAGGCCGGTGGCGCCGTCGCCGCGTCCGCCGGGGCCGGTGGAGCCGGAGCCGCGATCGCCCTCAAGGTCGCCGCGGTCATCGCCGCCGTCGTCATCGGAGCCGTCGCCGTGGAGCAGAACCGGAGCTCGTCGGAGTCCGCTTCGGACACCCCCGCCGTCAGCGCCCCCACGCCGACCGTGGAATTCACCGCCCCGGCGGATCCTGTGGACGCGACCACCGACGAGCCGGAGCCGGAGCCGACCGGCCTGGCGGGTACGTGGAACGGCAGCGACGGCGGGACGTACGTGTTCACGGACGCAGGGCTCGGGACCTACACGATGGCCGACGAGGACGGCTGCGGTAACCCGACCTCGACGGAGTTCACCGGCAGCGGTGACACCTACAGTGCCACGGCCCCGGGATACGCCCGTGAACCGTGCGACCTCGTCCTGGGCCAGATCCGCACCACGATCACCCTCGGCGAGGACGGGGACACAGCCGAGGTCACCCAGGAGGTGGTGTCCGTCGTGGACCGGTCGGCGCGATGCACCACCTGCCAGTCCTTCACCCTGACCCGCGCCTCCTAG
- the pepN gene encoding aminopeptidase N has product MPGENLSRDEARERAALLAVDGYEVSLDVRSALGEGPGDGEPRTFRSVTTIRFRCAEPGASSFADLIAPSVTSVSLNGRDLDPSEVFDGSRIALEDLAAENELVVDAQCAYSRTGEGLHRFVDPEDGEVYLYTQYEPADSRRVFANFEQPDLKAPFRFEVRAPEQWTVWSNGAGERADGVWRFAETKPISTYITCVVAGPYHYVTDSYTRELADGGRLEIPLGAMCRKGLAPHFDADDVFLITKQGLDFFHDHFDYPYPFGKYDQAFVPEYNLGAMENPGLVTFREEYIFRGKVTRASYEGRANTILHEMAHMWFGDLVTMEWWDDLWLKESFADFMGAFANVGATRFKDAWITFANRRKAWAYRADQLPSTHPITADIRDLEDAKLNFDGITYAKGASVLKQLVAYVGQDAFLEGARRYFKRHAYGNTRLGDLLAVLEETSGRDMGAWARSWLQTAGVNALTPQVLLDAEGRIDELAVLQEAAESHPELRPHRVAVGLYRRGADGALERYARAEADVDGPRTVVAELAGAEAPDLVLVNDDDLTYCKTRFDETSLATLREALGELTDPLARALCWSALWNMTRDALLPAREFIGLVLRFGGRESDIGVLQMLHAWADSALTHYVAPEWRERGARLLTEGASEQLYAAGPGSEQQLAWARFFARVTDEQGLELLSGLLDGKATVEGLVVDQELRWAFLEPLAAHGVVGESELADELARDDTASGKRHQVRCLAARPSEAVKAQAWAQVVESDALSNALVEATIGGFAQASQRELLAPYTEKYFAAIDRVWRERSIQIGMDVVRGLFPALQQSRATLDATDAWLAAHVDAAPALRRLVLESRDDLARALRAQECDATASTD; this is encoded by the coding sequence GTGCCCGGTGAGAATCTGTCCCGCGACGAGGCCCGGGAGCGGGCCGCCCTGCTGGCCGTCGACGGGTACGAGGTGTCCCTCGACGTGCGGTCCGCCCTCGGCGAGGGGCCCGGGGACGGTGAGCCGCGCACCTTCCGCTCGGTCACCACGATCCGTTTCCGCTGCGCCGAGCCCGGCGCGTCGAGCTTCGCGGACCTGATCGCGCCGAGTGTGACGTCCGTCTCCCTCAACGGGCGGGACCTGGACCCGAGCGAGGTCTTCGACGGCTCGCGGATCGCCCTGGAGGACCTGGCCGCCGAGAACGAGCTGGTCGTCGACGCCCAGTGCGCGTACTCCCGCACCGGCGAGGGCCTGCACCGCTTCGTCGACCCGGAGGACGGCGAGGTCTACCTCTACACGCAGTACGAGCCGGCCGACTCGCGCCGTGTCTTCGCCAACTTCGAGCAGCCGGACCTCAAGGCGCCGTTCCGGTTCGAGGTGCGGGCGCCCGAGCAGTGGACGGTGTGGAGCAACGGCGCCGGTGAACGGGCGGACGGCGTCTGGCGGTTCGCGGAGACCAAGCCGATCTCGACGTACATCACGTGCGTGGTGGCGGGCCCGTACCACTATGTGACGGACTCCTACACGCGTGAGCTGGCCGACGGCGGCCGGCTGGAGATCCCGCTGGGCGCCATGTGCCGCAAGGGCCTCGCCCCGCACTTCGACGCCGACGACGTCTTCCTGATCACCAAGCAGGGGCTGGACTTCTTCCACGACCACTTCGACTACCCGTACCCGTTCGGGAAGTACGACCAGGCGTTCGTGCCCGAGTACAACCTGGGCGCGATGGAGAACCCCGGCCTGGTGACCTTCCGGGAGGAGTACATCTTCCGCGGGAAGGTGACCCGGGCGTCGTACGAGGGCCGCGCCAACACGATCCTGCACGAGATGGCACACATGTGGTTCGGCGACCTGGTCACCATGGAGTGGTGGGACGACCTGTGGCTGAAGGAGTCCTTCGCGGACTTCATGGGCGCGTTCGCCAACGTCGGCGCGACCCGCTTCAAGGACGCCTGGATCACCTTCGCCAACCGCCGCAAGGCGTGGGCGTACCGCGCGGACCAGCTGCCCTCCACGCACCCGATCACGGCCGACATCCGTGACCTGGAGGACGCCAAGCTCAACTTCGACGGCATCACGTACGCCAAGGGCGCGAGCGTGCTCAAGCAGCTCGTGGCGTACGTCGGCCAGGACGCCTTCCTGGAGGGCGCCCGCCGCTACTTCAAGCGGCACGCGTACGGCAACACGCGGCTCGGCGATCTGCTGGCGGTGCTGGAGGAGACCAGCGGGCGGGACATGGGCGCCTGGGCGCGCTCCTGGCTGCAGACGGCGGGCGTGAACGCGCTGACTCCGCAGGTGCTGCTGGACGCCGAGGGCCGGATCGACGAGCTGGCCGTGCTGCAGGAGGCCGCCGAGTCGCACCCGGAGCTGCGGCCGCACCGGGTGGCGGTGGGCCTGTACCGGCGGGGCGCGGACGGCGCGCTGGAGCGGTACGCGCGCGCCGAGGCGGACGTCGACGGGCCGCGGACGGTGGTGGCGGAGCTGGCCGGTGCGGAGGCGCCGGACCTGGTGCTGGTCAACGACGACGACCTGACGTACTGCAAGACCCGGTTCGACGAGACGTCGCTGGCCACGCTGCGGGAGGCGCTGGGCGAGCTGACCGACCCGCTGGCGCGCGCCCTGTGCTGGTCGGCGCTGTGGAACATGACGCGGGACGCGCTGCTGCCGGCCCGGGAGTTCATCGGCCTGGTGCTGCGCTTCGGTGGCCGTGAGTCGGACATCGGCGTGCTGCAGATGCTGCACGCGTGGGCCGACTCGGCGCTGACGCACTACGTGGCGCCCGAGTGGCGCGAGCGCGGTGCGCGGCTGCTGACCGAGGGCGCCTCGGAGCAGCTGTACGCGGCCGGGCCGGGCAGCGAGCAGCAGCTGGCGTGGGCGCGGTTCTTCGCCCGGGTGACGGACGAGCAGGGCCTGGAGCTGCTGTCGGGTCTGCTGGACGGCAAGGCGACCGTCGAGGGTCTCGTGGTGGACCAGGAGCTGCGCTGGGCGTTCCTGGAGCCGCTGGCCGCGCACGGTGTGGTCGGCGAGTCGGAGCTGGCGGACGAACTCGCCCGCGACGACACGGCGTCCGGCAAGCGCCATCAGGTGCGCTGTCTGGCGGCGCGGCCGTCGGAGGCGGTCAAGGCGCAGGCGTGGGCGCAGGTCGTGGAGTCGGACGCGCTGTCCAACGCGCTGGTCGAGGCGACCATCGGCGGGTTCGCGCAGGCGTCGCAGCGGGAGCTGCTCGCGCCGTACACGGAGAAGTACTTCGCCGCGATCGACCGGGTCTGGCGGGAGCGGTCCATCCAGATCGGCATGGACGTGGTCCGGGGCCTGTTCCCGGCGCTCCAGCAGTCGCGGGCCACGCTGGACGCGACGGACGCGTGGCTCGCGGCCCACGTGGACGCGGCGCCGGCGCTGCGGCGGCTGGTGCTGGAGTCGCGGGACGATCTGGCGCGGGCGCTGCGGGCGCAGGAGTGCGACGCGACGGCGTCAACCGACTGA
- a CDS encoding serine hydrolase domain-containing protein, whose translation MNVRTTRAALVAATAVALSAALVAPAVAAPPTTGHEATRVAAEAAVEAGVPGVTVRARDQHGTWSATPGVGRIGTDKPRSADDRYRVGSITKSFVATVLLQLEAEGRLSLDDTVDAWLPGLVRGSGHDGRRITLRQLLNHTSGVYDYTADPGFVRDHFAKDGFFEHRYDTKKPTELVAVAMTHEPTFAPGTSWSYSNTNYVLAGLVIEKVTGRPYGKEIDRRIIRPLKLTATSVPGTRATMPRPSSRAYSKLADTATGPTYDVTELNPSIAHAAGEMISDNKDLDRFYTALLRGRLLPREQLNEMTTTVPAAQGIGYGLGLMSIELSCGVTVWGHGGGIHGSTSQAAVTRDGRHALTLNLNGDWVGDPGALTEAEFCGKDTGKDTGTASATRRGPALR comes from the coding sequence ATGAACGTACGGACGACCCGCGCGGCCCTCGTGGCGGCCACGGCGGTGGCCCTGTCGGCCGCCCTCGTCGCACCGGCCGTCGCGGCGCCGCCCACCACCGGGCACGAGGCCACCCGGGTGGCCGCCGAGGCCGCGGTCGAGGCGGGGGTGCCCGGCGTGACCGTCCGGGCGAGGGACCAGCACGGCACCTGGTCGGCGACGCCGGGCGTGGGCCGGATCGGCACGGACAAGCCGCGTTCGGCGGACGACCGTTACCGGGTCGGCAGCATCACCAAGTCGTTCGTCGCGACCGTGCTGCTCCAGCTGGAGGCCGAGGGCCGGCTGTCGCTGGACGACACGGTGGACGCGTGGCTGCCGGGCCTGGTCCGGGGCAGCGGCCACGACGGACGCCGCATCACCCTTCGCCAACTGCTCAACCACACCAGCGGCGTCTACGACTACACCGCCGACCCCGGCTTCGTACGCGACCACTTCGCCAAGGACGGCTTCTTCGAGCACCGCTACGACACGAAGAAGCCGACGGAGCTGGTCGCCGTCGCCATGACGCACGAGCCCACGTTCGCGCCCGGCACGTCCTGGAGTTACTCCAACACCAACTACGTCCTCGCGGGCCTGGTCATCGAGAAGGTCACGGGCCGCCCGTACGGCAAGGAGATCGACCGGCGCATCATCCGCCCGCTCAAGCTGACGGCCACCTCCGTCCCCGGCACCCGCGCCACGATGCCCCGGCCCAGCAGCCGGGCGTACTCCAAGCTGGCGGACACGGCGACGGGACCGACGTACGACGTCACCGAACTCAACCCGTCGATCGCCCACGCGGCGGGCGAGATGATCTCCGACAACAAGGACCTCGACCGCTTCTACACGGCCCTGTTGCGCGGCCGGCTCCTCCCGCGCGAGCAGCTGAACGAGATGACCACGACCGTGCCCGCCGCCCAGGGCATCGGGTACGGGCTGGGCCTGATGAGCATCGAGCTGTCCTGCGGTGTCACGGTCTGGGGCCACGGCGGCGGCATCCACGGCTCGACGTCCCAGGCGGCCGTCACCCGGGACGGCCGGCACGCGCTGACCCTCAACCTCAACGGCGACTGGGTGGGCGACCCGGGGGCGCTCACCGAGGCCGAGTTCTGCGGCAAGGACACCGGCAAGGACACCGGTACGGCGTCCGCCACCCGGCGGGGCCCCGCCCTGCGCTGA
- a CDS encoding DsbA family protein, producing MSDKTPVDFWFDPLCPWAWMTSRWVLEVEKVRDIEVRWHVMSLAVLNEDKLDELPEEYRDMLATKAWGPVRVVIAAQEEHGPDVLGDLYTALGTRIHNKGEGPGRETVAAALKDAGLPDSLLEHWDDTPYEPQLRASHKEGIDKVGQEVGTPVIAVPGDDGEQIAFFGPVVTPAPKGEDAAKLWDGTLAVASVPGFYEIKRTRTKGPDFSNL from the coding sequence ATGTCGGACAAGACCCCCGTCGACTTCTGGTTCGACCCGCTGTGCCCCTGGGCCTGGATGACCTCCCGCTGGGTCCTGGAGGTGGAGAAGGTCCGCGACATCGAGGTCCGCTGGCATGTGATGAGCCTCGCGGTGCTCAACGAGGACAAGCTCGACGAGCTGCCCGAGGAGTACCGCGACATGCTCGCCACCAAGGCGTGGGGTCCCGTCCGCGTCGTCATCGCCGCCCAGGAGGAGCACGGCCCCGACGTCCTCGGCGACCTCTACACGGCGCTCGGCACCCGCATCCACAACAAGGGCGAGGGCCCCGGCCGGGAGACCGTCGCCGCCGCCCTGAAGGACGCCGGGCTGCCGGACTCCCTCCTGGAGCACTGGGACGACACCCCCTACGAGCCGCAGCTGCGCGCCTCCCACAAGGAGGGCATCGACAAGGTCGGCCAGGAGGTCGGCACCCCGGTCATCGCCGTCCCCGGCGACGACGGCGAGCAGATCGCCTTCTTCGGTCCCGTCGTCACCCCCGCCCCGAAGGGCGAGGACGCCGCCAAGCTGTGGGACGGCACCCTCGCCGTGGCCTCCGTGCCGGGCTTCTACGAGATCAAGCGGACCCGTACGAAGGGCCCGGACTTCAGCAACCTGTAG
- a CDS encoding glycerophosphodiester phosphodiesterase family protein, with the protein MPVRRRSLLLAAAAGPAVAAVPAQAASAAPAHPRGPLVIGHRGAAGWRPEHTAASYTYAVRAGADWIEPDLVPTKDHVLVVRHENEISGTTDVAAHPEFADRRTTKTVDGRAVTGWFTEDFTLAELKTLRAVERLPQVRNRNTVFDGREQVPTFQEVVDLARRLSKEHGRTIAVFPETKHPTYFRSIGLPLEPKLVEAVRRNRLGRRECVVQSFEPTSLKRVAAERLGLELWQALGTTGGPYDLVSAGDPTTYRDMMTPAGLARIAEYARWIGPDKSSLVGTPLLADAHAAGLRVGAYTFRAENQFLPAELRRGTGPSDFGDAFAEYALYYGQGVDAVVTDFPDLAVMARRG; encoded by the coding sequence ATGCCTGTGAGACGTCGATCGCTGCTGCTCGCCGCGGCCGCCGGCCCCGCGGTGGCCGCCGTGCCCGCACAAGCCGCCTCCGCCGCACCGGCGCACCCGCGCGGCCCCCTCGTCATCGGCCATCGCGGTGCGGCCGGGTGGCGTCCCGAGCACACGGCGGCCTCGTACACGTACGCCGTGCGAGCGGGGGCCGACTGGATCGAGCCGGATCTGGTGCCGACGAAGGACCATGTGCTGGTGGTCCGGCACGAGAACGAGATCTCCGGGACCACGGACGTGGCCGCGCACCCGGAGTTCGCGGACCGCCGGACGACGAAGACGGTGGACGGGCGGGCGGTGACCGGCTGGTTCACGGAGGACTTCACACTGGCGGAGCTGAAGACGCTGCGGGCGGTCGAGCGGCTGCCGCAGGTCCGCAACCGCAACACCGTCTTCGACGGGCGCGAGCAGGTGCCGACCTTCCAGGAGGTGGTGGACCTGGCGCGCCGCCTGTCGAAGGAGCACGGCCGGACGATCGCCGTCTTCCCGGAGACCAAGCACCCGACCTACTTCCGCTCGATCGGGCTGCCGCTGGAGCCGAAGCTGGTGGAGGCGGTGCGGCGCAACCGGCTGGGCCGGCGCGAGTGCGTGGTGCAGTCCTTCGAGCCGACGAGCCTGAAGCGGGTGGCCGCCGAGCGGCTGGGGCTGGAGCTGTGGCAGGCGCTGGGCACCACGGGCGGGCCGTACGACCTGGTGTCGGCCGGGGACCCGACGACGTACCGGGACATGATGACGCCGGCCGGGCTGGCCAGAATCGCCGAGTACGCCCGCTGGATCGGGCCCGACAAGTCCTCGCTGGTGGGGACGCCCCTGCTCGCGGACGCGCACGCGGCGGGGCTGCGGGTCGGGGCGTACACCTTCCGCGCGGAGAACCAGTTCCTGCCGGCGGAGCTGAGGCGGGGTACCGGACCGAGCGATTTCGGGGACGCGTTCGCCGAGTACGCGCTGTACTACGGGCAGGGGGTCGACGCGGTGGTGACCGACTTCCCGGATCTGGCGGTGATGGCGAGGAGGGGTTGA